One genomic region from Halococcus qingdaonensis encodes:
- a CDS encoding NAD+ synthase: MADTQPMATDVPFGLSLSTDELDAHRERITEFIDERVEAAGATGGVLGISGGIDSTLTAYLATEALGTDGLHGLVLPSEVNSDENMSDAERVAEDLGIDYDVLAIEPIVESFLDAFPDREDDESERTAVGNLRVRVRAVCNYFLANRANRLVLGTGNRTEALVGYFTKYGDGAVDCHPIGNLYKLQVRQLARHVGVPDDLVDKTPTAGMWVGQTDEKELGIGYDTLDAILALRIDGPLSRMATARELGIDEETVEHVEGLVARSEHKRHTPPAPAPLTRFD, encoded by the coding sequence ATGGCCGACACTCAACCGATGGCGACGGACGTCCCCTTCGGCCTCTCGCTCTCGACGGACGAACTCGATGCCCACCGCGAGCGGATCACCGAATTCATCGACGAGCGTGTCGAGGCCGCTGGTGCGACCGGCGGCGTGCTCGGGATCTCGGGCGGTATCGACAGCACGCTGACGGCCTATCTGGCGACGGAGGCGCTCGGCACCGACGGACTCCACGGGCTCGTCCTCCCGAGCGAGGTCAACAGCGACGAGAACATGAGCGATGCCGAGCGCGTCGCCGAGGATCTCGGCATCGACTACGACGTGCTCGCCATCGAGCCGATCGTCGAGTCGTTTCTCGACGCCTTTCCCGACAGGGAGGACGACGAGTCGGAACGAACCGCCGTCGGCAACCTCCGGGTGCGCGTCCGGGCGGTCTGTAACTACTTCCTCGCCAACCGGGCGAACCGGCTCGTGCTCGGCACGGGCAATCGCACCGAAGCGCTCGTCGGCTACTTCACGAAATACGGCGACGGCGCGGTCGACTGTCACCCGATCGGCAACCTCTACAAACTGCAGGTGCGCCAGCTCGCCCGCCACGTCGGCGTTCCCGACGATCTCGTCGACAAGACACCCACGGCCGGGATGTGGGTCGGCCAGACCGACGAGAAGGAGCTGGGGATCGGCTACGATACGCTCGACGCGATCCTCGCGCTACGGATCGACGGTCCGCTCTCACGGATGGCGACGGCGCGCGAACTCGGGATCGACGAGGAGACAGTCGAGCACGTCGAGGGGTTGGTCGCCCGCAGCGAACATAAACGTCACACGCCGCCCGCGCCCGCACCGCTCACCCGGTTCGACTAG
- a CDS encoding enoyl-CoA hydratase/isomerase family protein — MITTSIDGAVGIVTLDRPHKRNALSPAGLDELEAAIESLDTPVVHLRGAGPAFCAGADLRAVAKLDSDDAHEFARSGQRVANAIERSESVVIAGIDGAARGGGVELALACDVRVATLEASFAETGVRLGLFGAWGGTHRLPAVVGAGNARDLALSGRTIDAEEALRMGLVSRIVDDPAEVVASIAEHDPAALAAIKKRLRDDAPPEKQDRREAAAFAELVEDADLADYR, encoded by the coding sequence GTGATCACGACGAGCATCGACGGCGCGGTCGGGATCGTCACCCTCGATCGTCCCCACAAACGCAACGCGCTCTCGCCCGCCGGACTCGACGAGCTCGAAGCCGCGATCGAGTCGCTCGACACACCGGTCGTCCACCTCCGCGGTGCCGGCCCGGCGTTCTGCGCCGGTGCCGATCTGCGCGCGGTCGCCAAGCTCGACAGTGACGATGCCCACGAGTTCGCCCGCAGCGGCCAGCGTGTCGCAAACGCCATCGAGCGCAGCGAATCGGTGGTCATTGCGGGCATCGACGGGGCGGCCCGAGGTGGCGGGGTCGAGCTCGCACTCGCCTGTGACGTCCGTGTCGCAACCCTCGAGGCGAGCTTCGCCGAGACGGGCGTCAGGCTCGGCCTGTTCGGCGCGTGGGGCGGCACGCACCGGCTGCCAGCCGTCGTCGGCGCGGGCAACGCGCGTGATCTCGCACTTTCGGGGCGCACGATCGATGCCGAAGAAGCGCTGCGAATGGGATTGGTCTCCAGGATCGTCGACGATCCTGCCGAGGTCGTCGCGTCGATCGCCGAGCACGACCCTGCCGCGCTCGCCGCGATCAAGAAACGACTCCGTGACGACGCGCCACCGGAAAAACAGGATCGGCGTGAGGCGGCGGCGTTCGCCGAGCTCGTCGAGGACGCGGATCTCGCGGATTATCGCTAG
- a CDS encoding cysteine hydrolase family protein — protein sequence MDEYTRPDREHAALLTIDTQRDFTREEGSATIPGTNEAAGTMQHVTRQFREQGSPIVHVVRLYRPDGSNADLCRRAGIEDGDRVAIPGSDGAELVDEITPAGDVSLDTDRLLDGEFQRIGDDETIMYKPRWGAFYDTGLEEQLRAANINTVVVCGCNFPNCPRTTIYEASERDFRVVVVTDALSGLYERGREELQDIGVRMMDTDEFGEWFGTRNTNGTP from the coding sequence ATGGACGAGTACACCCGGCCGGACCGTGAGCATGCAGCGTTGTTGACGATCGATACACAGCGAGACTTCACGCGTGAAGAGGGCTCGGCGACGATCCCCGGAACGAACGAGGCTGCAGGAACGATGCAGCACGTGACCCGACAGTTTCGAGAGCAGGGCTCGCCGATCGTCCACGTCGTTCGTCTCTATCGGCCCGACGGCTCGAACGCGGATCTCTGTCGGCGAGCGGGGATCGAAGACGGCGATCGAGTGGCGATCCCCGGAAGCGATGGTGCGGAACTCGTCGACGAGATCACGCCCGCTGGCGACGTCTCGCTCGATACGGACCGACTCCTCGATGGGGAGTTCCAGCGGATCGGCGATGACGAAACCATCATGTACAAACCACGCTGGGGAGCGTTCTACGACACAGGACTAGAGGAGCAGTTGCGTGCTGCGAATATCAATACAGTCGTCGTCTGTGGCTGTAACTTCCCGAACTGTCCGCGAACCACCATCTACGAGGCGAGCGAACGCGATTTCCGCGTGGTCGTCGTCACGGATGCTCTCTCCGGACTGTACGAACGCGGGCGCGAGGAGTTACAGGATATCGGAGTTCGGATGATGGATACCGACGAGTTCGGCGAGTGGTTCGGCACTCGGAACACGAACGGTACCCCCTGA
- a CDS encoding DUF63 family protein → MQVLAQLLPAGSALPPIGYLLVLAVAFVAVAVSLRRIGPHVTDRVVVAFAPWMVLGSSCYVLYQAHGVPPVLRPFFGSPTVYLSVATIAGAAWAATAGAGLSADRWRLPSVPGIVGLSGTTLALVAVGWALAVGAPGLTVAWPALGIVIAVVLAAAVWGGLRRAVPKTQVTGAVGALAVFGHTLDGVSTAVGLDVLGFGERSPVSRAIIEFAAGLPTAEVIGAGWLFILVKLVLAVLVVVFLSEYVREEPAEGYLLLGAVAAVGLGPGAHNLLLFTILTP, encoded by the coding sequence ATGCAGGTGCTCGCGCAGTTGCTCCCCGCCGGCTCGGCGCTCCCGCCGATCGGCTATCTCCTCGTTCTCGCAGTCGCGTTCGTCGCCGTCGCCGTCTCGTTGCGCCGGATCGGTCCCCATGTCACCGATCGGGTAGTCGTCGCGTTCGCACCGTGGATGGTGCTCGGGTCGAGCTGCTACGTGCTCTATCAGGCTCATGGCGTTCCCCCTGTCCTGCGACCGTTCTTCGGCTCGCCAACGGTCTATCTCTCCGTCGCCACCATCGCCGGGGCTGCCTGGGCCGCCACCGCAGGCGCTGGTCTCTCCGCCGATCGCTGGCGTCTTCCCTCGGTACCAGGCATCGTTGGACTCTCTGGAACCACTCTCGCCCTCGTCGCCGTGGGCTGGGCGCTCGCCGTCGGCGCACCTGGACTGACCGTCGCGTGGCCCGCGCTGGGGATCGTCATCGCAGTAGTGCTCGCGGCGGCGGTCTGGGGCGGGCTGCGCCGTGCGGTGCCGAAGACCCAGGTGACGGGCGCGGTCGGCGCGCTCGCGGTGTTCGGTCACACCCTCGACGGCGTCTCGACGGCCGTCGGACTCGACGTGCTTGGCTTCGGCGAGCGCTCGCCGGTCTCGCGGGCGATCATCGAGTTCGCCGCCGGGCTCCCCACGGCGGAAGTCATCGGCGCGGGCTGGCTGTTCATCCTGGTCAAACTCGTGCTCGCGGTGCTGGTCGTCGTCTTCCTGAGCGAGTACGTCCGCGAGGAGCCGGCCGAGGGCTATCTCCTGCTCGGCGCGGTCGCGGCGGTCGGTCTCGGACCGGGTGCGCACAATCTGCTGCTGTTCACCATTCTCACCCCGTAG